The following coding sequences are from one Coffea arabica cultivar ET-39 chromosome 11e, Coffea Arabica ET-39 HiFi, whole genome shotgun sequence window:
- the LOC113717821 gene encoding probable UDP-3-O-acyl-N-acetylglucosamine deacetylase 1, mitochondrial: MTLAGGIKSAVNSTSLISWKTTGKLQKTVTNYIQKTGLGVHSGKLSTVKIHPELAGRGRYFEFKSNVIRASIDYVKESPLCTTLCKDGYSVRTIEHLLSALEASGVDNCRIEIQSCDSDDDSSVEVPIFDGSAREWMEAIRQVGLTVAKDSGGKSCEKLVPFLNEPVFVSKNDSFVAAFPSQKTKIRYGIDFSKIPAIGCQWFCSTFADDCIYDNLIASSRTFCIYEEVENLRNAGLISGGSAENAIICSASRGWLNPPLRFDDEPCRHKVLDLIGDVSLLAGSGSQGLPVAHIFAYKGGHSLHAEFVRQLKRTE; encoded by the exons ATGACTCTCGCCGGCGGCATCAAATCCGCCGTCAATTCGACGTCTCTAATCTCCTGGAAAACG ACTGGAAAGTTACAGAAAACAGTGACCAACTATATACAGAAAACCGGGCTGGGAGTCCACTCCGGCAAGCTATCCACGGTGAAAATACACCCTGAGCTGGCCGGAAGAGGCAGGTACTTCGAATTTAAGTCAAATGTCATCAGGGCTTCGATTGATTACGTAAAAGAGTCACCTTTATGCACTACACTTTGTAAAGATGGGTATAGTGTAAGAACGATCGAGCATTTGCTCTCTGCTCTGGAGGCCTCCGGTGTCGATAATTGCCGTATCGAAATTCAGAGCTGTGATTCTGATGATGATTCTTCTGTTGAG GTTCCTATTTTTGATGGGTCAGCAAGGGAATGGATGGAGGCAATTCGACAAGTTGGGCTAACGGTGGCCAAAGATAGTGGCGGTAAAAGCTGTGAAAAGTTGGTACCTTTTCTTAATGAACCTGTTTTTGTGTCAAAGAATGATTCTTTTGTAGCGGCATTCCCTTCTCAGAAGACCAAAATCAGATATGGGATTGATTTTTCAAAG ATACCTGCTATTGGCTGTCAATGGTTTTGTTCTACCTTTGCTGATGACTGCATATATGACAATCTGATTGCTTCTTCAAGAACCTTTTGTATATATGAAGAG GTTGAAAATTTGCGAAATGCTGGACTTATCAGTGGAGGGTCAGCAGAAAATGCCATTATTTGCAG TGCAAGTAGAGGCTGGTTAAATCCACCATTGCGTTTTGATGACGAGCCCTGCAGACACAAGGTGTTAGATCTTATCGGTGATGTATCCCTCCTTGCTGGCTCTGGCAGTCAAGGGCTTCCAGTGGCTCATATATTTGCTTATAAG GGTGGACATTCGCTGCATGCTGAGTTTGTTCGACAACTGAAGAGAACAGAGTAA